A part of Fusarium oxysporum Fo47 chromosome III, complete sequence genomic DNA contains:
- a CDS encoding armadillo-type protein yields the protein MPGIVSATGVLAFLTDEEPELKVFALQTLNDDIDTVWTEVAAVLTQIEALYEDESFPERQLAALVLAKVYYHLQAYNDSMVFALAAGDLFKLDSPGEFEETIISKCVDQYIAVNAAKKAAPQASKNTDLPELATTFASGAEGAVMSPTTPFSQTTLPPKSLLSRDSIDNTMLEATFQPAFKQGRSGSIAELPDQATGSLQRVVERLFESCLEQGRYRQVVGIAVEAKKLDVLRSVIKRASDDEKKAKSNPLENSPGPAEDLMEYTLGICMDIVQERAFRTEILRLILDLLNEIPNPDYFAIAKCVVYLNSDEEASRMLRNLVEKGDRSSIANAYQIAFDLYDNGTQEFLGKVLASLPASKPVKKESDENGEQSHESESLLQNKQEAPENELPEQVSKAYSNIREILDGSKTIRLNLEFLYRNNRTDLSILNKVRDSLEGRNSIFHTAVTFCNAFMNQGTTNDKFFRDNLEWLGKAVNWSKFTATAALGVIHRGNLSQSRKLLEPYLPRQGGLSSGSIFSQGGALYAYGLIHANHGADALDYLKEQFSQAEEEVVQHGGALGLGIAGMATGDWEIFEKLREILFQDSALNGEAVGLAMGLIMLGTGNVKALEDMITYAHETTHEKIVRGLAIGMALIMFGRQEGADVLIEGLLNDPDPTLRYGGIMTVALAYCGTGSNKAIRKLLHIAVSDVNDDVRRIAVMSLGFILFRKPGSVPRMVELLSESYNPHVRYGSAMALGISCAGTGLDEAIDLLEPMMKDPTDFVRQGALISLAMILVQQNEVMNPKVSSIRKTLKKVVGDRHEDAMTKFGAALALGIIDAGGRNCTIGLQTQTGNLNMAGIVGMAVFTQYWYWFPFTHFLSLSFSPTSIIGLDHDLEMPSFKFHCATRPSLFDYPPEQEVKTEEGPALIATAILSTTAQAKRRAQKKERAQRRESMEIDTAPSKSGGDKMDVDEDKKADETKDKKEEQEKEPAASADTKKKPEKEKVGYEIENMTRVLPGQLKYISFPAGRYKPVKKPTGGPLLLHDSQPDEEKSLLEEKLKKVTTERAPVAGQQTGRGGRGGAQRAVLDSLAESRGGANSAMLGQLLRNQGRSPFGLLDAEPQTPGGNASGAAAAAGVLTAVDEDSDDDEEAPVPKEFEYFTDAGEDDDDDDDE from the exons ATGCCCGGTATCGTCTCGGCTACCGGCGTCCTCGCCTTCCTTACCGACGAGGAGCCTGAACTCAAGGTCTTCGCTCTGCAGACCCTCAACGACGATATCGATACCGTCTGGACTGAGGTCGCTGCTGTGTTGACACAGAT CGAGGCACTCTACGAGGACGAGTCGTTCCCTGAGCGTCAACTCgctgctcttgttcttgccaAGGTCTACTACCATCTCCAGGCCTACAATGACAGCATGGTCTTCGCCCTCGCCGCTGGCGACCTTTTCAAGCTCGATTCTCCTGGCGAGTTCGAGGAGACCATTATCTCTAAATGTGTCGACCAGTACATTGCTGTGAATGCTGCGAAGAAGGCGGCTCCTCAGGCTTCAAAGAACACCGACCTCCCCGAGCTGGCTACTACGTTCGCGAGCGGCGCCGAGGGTGCTGTCATGTCTCCTACCACACCTTTTTCGCAGACAACTCTACCTCCCAAGTCTCTTCTTTCCCGCGACTCGATCGACAACACGATGCTCGAGGCCACCTTCCAGCCTGCTTTCAAGCAAGGCCGCTCTGGTTCTATTGCTGAGCTCCCCGACCAGGCCACCGGCTCGCTTCAGAGGGTTGTTGAGAGGCTTTTCGAAAGCTGCCTGGAGCAGGGCCGCTACAGGCAAGTGGTAGGTATTGCGGTTGAGGCCAAGAAACTGGACGTTCTTCGAAGCGTCATCAAGCGCGCtagcgatgatgagaagaaggccaagtcTAACCCTCTCGAAAACTCTCCTGGCCCAGCAGAGGATCTCATGGAGTACACATTGGGTATTTGCATGGACATCGTCCAGGAGAGAGCCTTCCGAACCGAAATTTTGAGGCTAATTCTCGATCTCCTCAACGAGATCCCCAACCCTGATTACTTTGCCATCGCCAAGTGTGTCGTTTACCTTAACTCAGATGAGGAAGCATCTCGCATGCTGCGCAATCTTGTTGAAAAGGGCGACCGTTCTTCCATCGCCAATGCCTATCAAATTGCTTTCGACCTTTACGACAACGGTACACAGGAATTTCTCGGCAAGGTTCTTGCATCACTCCCAGCTAGCAAGCCTGTCAAGAAAGAGTCAGATGAGAACGGTGAACAGTCCCACGAGAGCGAATCTCTGCTTCAGAATAAGCAGGAAGCCCCCGAAAACGAGCTCCCTGAACAAGTATCCAAGGCCTATTCCAATATCCGAGAAATTCTTGATGGCAGCAAGACCATCCGTCTCAACCTCGAGTTCCTCTACCGCAACAACCGAACCGATCTGAGCATCCTCAACAAGGTCCGCGACAGTCTTGAGGGCCGAAACTCCATCTTCCACACTGCGGTCACGTTTTGCAATGCCTTTATGAACCAAGGAACTACAAACGACAAGTTCTTCCGTGATAACTTGGAGTGGTTGGGCAAGGCAGTCAACTGGTCCAAGTTCACGGCGACTGCCGCTCTTGGTGTCATTCACCGCGGAAACCTTTCTCAATCTAGAAAGCTACTTGAGCCTTATCTTCCCCGACAAGGTGGCCTCAGCAGTGGCTCTATCTTCAGCCAGGGTGGTGCTCTCTACGCCTATGGACTGATCCATGCCAACCACGGAGCCGACGCTCTGGACTACCTCAAGGAGCAGTTTAGCCAGGCTGAAGAGGAGGTCGTTCAGCATGGTGGTGCTCTGGGTCTGGGTATTGCCGGCATGGCCACTGGCGATTGGGAAATCTTTGAGAAGCTCCGAGAAATCTTGTTCCAGGATTCTGCTCTCAATGGTGAGGCTGTTGGTTTGGCTATGGGTCTTATCATGCTTGGGACCGGAAATGTCAAGGCTCTGGAGGATATGATTACATATGCGCATGAAACCACTCACGAGAAGATTGTCCGTGGTCTTGCTATTGGTATGGCACTTATTATGTTTGGCCGCCAAGAAGGAGCCGATGTTCTTATTGAAGGACTCCTCAACGACCCTGATCCCACGCTGCGATATGGTGGTATCATGACTGTTGCTCTTGCCTACTGCGGTACCGGTAGCAACAAGGCTATCCGAAAGCTCCTTCATATTGCTGTTAGCGATGTCAACGATGACGTCCGTCGTATAGCCGTCATGAGTCTGggcttcatcctcttccgCAAGCCTGGAAGCGTGCCTCGTATGGTTGAGCTCCTCTCCGAATCATATAACCCTCACGTGCGATACGGTTCCGCCATGGCTCTGGGTATCTCATGCGCCGGTACAGGTCTTGACGAGGCCATCGACCTTCTTGAACCTATGATGAAGGATCCCACAGACTTTGTGCGACAGGGTGCCCTCATCTCTCTCGCCATGATCCTTGTTCAACAGAACGAGGTCATGAACCCCAAGGTTTCGTCAATCCGCAAGACTCTGAAGAAGGTGGTTGGCGACCGTCACGAGGATGCCATGACCAAGTTCGGTGCTGCTCTGGCGCTTGGTATCATTGACGCTGGTGGTCGCAACTGCACCATCGGCCTCCAGACACAGACTGGCAACCTCAACATGGCCGGTATCGTTGGTATGGCTGTATTCACACAATACTGGTACTGGTTCCCTTTTACCCACTTCTTGTCGCTTAGCTTCTCTCCCACTTCAATCATTGGACTTGATCACGATCTTGAGATGCCCAGCTTTAAGTTCCACTGTGCTACACGACCCAGCCTCTTCGATTACCCGCCTGAGCAAGAAGTCAAGACCGAAGAAGGTCCTGCTCTGATTGCCACCGCGATCCTGTCAACAACTGCGCAGGCCAAACGACGAgctcagaagaaggagcGCGCTCAGCGAAGAGAGAGCATGGAAATCGATACCGCCCCCTCTAAGAGCGGTGGCGACAAGATGGACGTGgacgaggacaagaaggcGGACGAGActaaggataagaaggaagagcaagagaaGGAACCGGCGGCTTCTGCggacaccaagaagaagcccgagaaggagaaagtTGGGTACGAAATCGAAAACATGACCCGAGTTCTCCCTGGTCAACTCAAGTATATCAGCTTCCCCGCCGGCCGATACAAGCCCGTTAAGAAG CCCACTGGTGGTCCCCTGCTGCTGCACGATAGCCAGCCCGACGAGGAGAAGAGTCTacttgaggagaagcttaAGAAGGTTACAACCGAACGGGCCCCTGTGGCTGGGCAACAAACTGGACGAGGCGGACGAGGCGGCGCTCAGCGCGCTGTGCTTGACAGTCTTGCCGAGTCTAGAGGAGGAGCCAACAGCGCTATGCTCGGACAGTTGCTTCGCAACCAAGGTCGATCACCATTTGGCCTGCTCGACGCCGAGCCCCAGACTCCTGGTGGTAACGCCTCAGGcgccgctgctgctgcgggTGTACTGACCGCCGTCGATGAAGACtcagatgacgatgaagaggctCCTGTACCTAAGGAATTCGAGTACTTCACCGATGCTGgggaggatgacgatgatgatgatgacgagtAG
- a CDS encoding Oxidoreductase, molybdopterin-binding domain-containing protein, with protein sequence MSTLCEPQESDSMFSRSTRRLASQLRPLRSLSIPASQAPVRVQSRTFIATRLTRSASTKPPASDKSATISRDPSTSFAILLAGAASFYLAYSFAQQSPTRCDAIAHDENDHDPRDPSLPRYRINEVRKHDAHSGHPWVIHRDKVYDITEWIGAHPGGDVILRAAGGSIDPYWDIFSIHKNDYVYDILNQYLIGYVDPADLVDGRPAREEVEDPFSDDPVRHPDLITMTQKPRNAETPAYAMMNDFLTPNDLFYVRNHMWVPTIAENQNDHNLTIELPDGTTKEYTLADLKNRFKSHKVTASLQCSGNRRRHMNEESGRKTNGLPWTAGAISNACWEGVLLSDVLADAGFDLNSGLTGESEAKHVQFNGLEAYGASIPIRKAIDPQGDVILAYRMNGQTLPRDHGFPLRAIVPGHVAARSVKWLNHVTLSDEESTSQWQRRDYKCFGPNQTKVDWDSAPAIQELPVQSAITKCKLGDWTAKDDNSHTYTKPASLAGYAYSGGGRAIVRVDISFDNGKNWSQASILPDCSTKEGEESPCYGHAAWAWRRWRFDGDVPLEAFEPAPSGKRCATFVVKATDEVYNTQPESHAATWNIRGNLATAWHRVRICDDGPTGLKTKV encoded by the exons ATGTCCACGCTCTGTGAACCTCAAGAAAGCGACT CCATGTTCTCGCGATCAACACGGCGCTTGGCCAGCCAGCTACGACCCCTACGATCTTTATCTATCCCTGCATCACAAGCTCCCGTGAGGGTACAATCTCGCACCTTCATCGCAACACGACTCACAAGATCTGCATCAACAAAACCTCCCGCTTCCGATAAGTCTGCAACGATATCGAGAGACCCAAGCACTTCCTTCGCAATTCTCCTCGCTGGAGCAGCTTCCTTCTACCTCGCATACAGCTTCGCGCAACAATCTCCTACACGATGCGACGCCATCGCCCATGACGAAAACGACCATGATCCTCGagatccttctcttcctcgataTCGCATCAACGAAGTGCGCAAGCACGATGCTCATTCTGGTCACCCCTGGGTCATCCACCGCGATAAAGTCTACGATATCACTGAATGGATAGGAGCACATCCTGGCGGCGATGTTATCCTTCGCGCGGCGGGCGGTTCCATTGATCCCTACTGGGATATCTTTTCTATACACAAAAATGACTACGTTTACGATATTCTAAATCAGTATCTAATTGGGTACGTCGACCCAGCAGATCTCGTCGATGGGCGACCGGCACGAGAAGAGGTCGAGGATCCTTTCTCGGATGATCCAGTTCGACATCCAGACTTGATTACAATGACGCAGAAGCCCAGAAACGCAGAGACGCCGGCTTATGCTATGATGAATGACTTTCTTACACCTAATGACCTTTTCTACGTGCGCAACCACATGTGGGTGCCAACAATCGCCGAGAACCAGAATGACCACAATCTCACGATAGAACTTCCTGACGGAACCACAAAAGAATACACCCTCGCGGACCTCAAGAACCGCTTCAAATCCCACAAAGTCACAGCCTCTCTTCAATGTTCTGGCAACCGCCGGCGACACATGAATGAGGAATCAGGTCGCAAAACAAATGGTCTTCCGTGGACTGCTGGAGCTATCTCAAACGCCTGCTGGGAAGGCGTCTTGCTCTCTGACGTACTGGCAGATGCAGGCTTTGATCTGAATTCAGGCCTCACAGGAGAATCCGAGGCAAAGCATGTTCAGTTCAACGGCCTAGAAGCTTACGGTGCATCGATTCCTATCAGAAAGGCCATTGATCCCCAAGGCGACGTGATACTCGCCTACAGAATGAACGGCCAGACTCTCCCGCGTGATCACGGGTTTCCTCTACGAGCTATCGTTCCCGGGCATGTTGCTGCGCGATCTGTCAAATGGCTGAACCATGTCACGCTGAGTGACGAGGAGAGCACATCTCAGTGGCAGCGACGCGATTACAAGTGTTTTGGACCGAACCAGACCAAAGTCGACTGGGATTCAGCACCCGCCATTCAAGAATTACCTGTCCAAAGCGCCATTACAAAGTGCAAACTTGGCGACTGGACAGCCAAGGATGACAATTCTCACACTTATACAAAACCAGCGTCATTGGCTGGCTACGCATACTCCGGTGGAGGCCGCGCCATCGTTCGTGTCGACATCTCCTTCGATAACGGCAAAAACTGGTCTCAAGCCTCCATCCTTCCCGACTGTTCCACAAAAGAGGGTGAAGAATCGCCTTGCTATGGTCACGCAGCCTGGGCATGGCGGAGATGGAGGTTTGACGGTGATGTCCCGTTGGAGGCGTTTGAACCCGCACCATCCGGGAAGCGATGTGCGACGTTTGTTGTGAAAGCTACAGACGAGGTGTACAACACACAACCAGAGAGCCACGCAGCAACATGGAATATTCGCGGTAATCTTGCTACAGCGTGGCATCGGGTGAGGATCTGTGATGATGGTCCTACGGGGTTAAAAACAAAAGTGTAG
- a CDS encoding major facilitator superfamily domain-containing protein codes for MKESDTIQTAGASFQNREDLEIGPSTLPPSSAQSNLDSEDPISYLYLTLNTPLPSPPLSDSNVVQNLPPCPDLRSYASPFTLPRARKNIFLALSCIATMLTAYTAGTYSPPSRAMARDIGASHTATLVGITTFCAGFAIAPMALAPISEIWGRRPVFILAGFVFVISQAVCSVMPNLAGMLIARFFVGVGGSVFSSVVGGVIADLWEKEERNTPMALFSGFVLFGTGLGPLVSAAFVNDLEDDTMAWKWSFWHQVILDGLLLVAILILFKETRGSVLLSRKAKKLNQWYQQLEDAGVYGVWVTEPREDTCSSSSSSVKTIPGHETMLEYNRQTQLRRIRWLVEADEQRPPLRQMMATSIMRPFYLLFTEPVVFSFSLWAAFSWAVLYLSFSIVPYLYSDNYNMSMRIYVAMMVSAIIATVVGILQENLMKHPLWSGHVNEKEVSSFWRFTRKHFPADSPEARLYFSCLTALLLPAGLFVAFLSPISTSHYTQAIGIGFANWGIYSVYLATFNYLADTYHMYASSALAAQSFCRNVLGGIFPVLTGIMFDNLGLRNAGCVLGGIASVLTLIPWVLVLFGSRIRARSKFAISLQKQ; via the exons ATGAAGGAATCAGATACGATTCAGACCGCGGGTGCTTCCTTTCAGAATCGTGAAGATCTCGAGATTGGGCCCAGCACCCTCCCGCCTTCATCAGCACAATCGAATCTTGATAGTGAAGACCCTATATCCTATCTATATTTAACACTGAACACTCCCCTACCATCACCACCCTTATCAGACTCAAATGTTGTACAGAATCTCCCACCATGCCCAGATCTTCGATCCTACGCTTCACCCTTCACGTTGCCGCGAGCACGCAAAAACATCTTCCTCGCGCTCTCGTGCATCGCGACCATGCTGACTGCATATACTGCTGGTACTTACTCGCCGCCCTCGAGAGCAATGGCTAGAGATATCGGGGCAAGTCATACAGCCACACTCGTCGGAATCACGACTTTCTGTGCGGGTTTCGCTATTGCACCAATGGCACTCGCCCCCATTTCTGAGATCTGGGGTAGACGTCCTGTTTTTATCCTCGCTGGTTTTGTGTTCGTCATCTCACAAGCTGTCTGCTCTGTTATGCCTAACTTGGCTGGCATGTTGATCGCTCGCTTCTTTGTTGGTGTCGGCGGCTCTGTCTTTAGTTCAGTCGTCGGCGGTGTCATTGCTGATTTGTGGGAGAAGGAGGAAAGGAATACCCCGATGGCTCTTTTCAGTGGTTTCGTCCTCTTTGGAACTGGCCTTGGAcctttggtgtctgctgctttCGTCAACGACCTTGAGGACGATACGATGGCTTGGAAATGGTCGTTTTGGCACCAGGTGATTCTTGATGGACTGCTGCTGGTTgccatcttgatcttgttcaaAGAGACGCGAGGCTCGGTTCTGCTGTCACGCAAAGCTAAGAAGTTGAATCAGTGGTATCAGCAGCTTGAGGATGCAGGTGTCTATGGAGTTTGGGTGACTGAGCCTCGAGAAGATACCTGCAGCTCGTCATCTTCAAGCGTCAAGACCATTCCAGGGCACGAAACGATGCTCGAGTACAACAGACAAACACAACTACGAAGAATACGATGGCTCGTTGAGGCAGACGAACAACGACCCCCTCTTCGACAAATGATGGCTACCTCTATCATGCGACCCTTCTACCTCTTGTTCACAGAACCAGTtgtcttttccttttctctctGGGCTGCCTTCTCTTGGGCCGTACTCTacctctccttctccatcGTACCGTATCTCTATTCCGACAACTACAACATGTCAATGCGCATCTATGTTGCGATGATGGTGTCTGCTATCATTGCCACCGTAGTGGGCATTCTTCAAGAGAACCTGATGAAACATCCTCTCTGGAGCGGACACGTTAATGAGAAGGAGGTTTCCAGTTTCTGGCGATTTACGAGGAAGCATTTCCCTGCTGATTCTCCCGAGGCACGGCTATACTTTTCCTGTCTCACTGCCCTCTTACTCCCGGCTGGTTTGTTCGTCGCCTTTTTGAGTCCCATTAGCACGAGTCATTACACCCAAGCTATTGGTATTGGATTCGCCAATTGGGGCATTTACTCTGTCTACCTTGCCACGTTCAACTACCTTGCTGATACATATCACATGTACGCCTCTTCAGCCCTTGCCGCACAGAGTTTCTGTCGCAATGTGCTTGGTGGCATATTCCCTGTGTTGACCGGCATCATGTTTGACAATCTTGGTTTGAGAAACGCAGGTTGTGTGTTGGGTGGTATCGCTTCAGTTCTGACCCTTATTCCATGGGTTCTGGTGCTCTTCGGAAGCAGAATTCGGGCCAGAAGCAAGTTTGCGATC TCTCTACAAAAGCAGTGA
- a CDS encoding uncharacterized protein (of unknown function-domain containing protein): MAENYVLRITAGPDYDQSQQVEVPVNTAKPVTIKSDRADIELNVRVNDYKGLPRNSPTTSPYFSAEPHAYNRDQYSISFRFTPKKPSSDEGDGIKATDLQFGNDFDHPIRDRLPPGFNTAMSIVRWWIDPGLDGDAYADKPFLYGPALSSFNTIHVGKGEFDEEKGGLWFEEGGDEDGLEAREEVGAPLTSKARMKWALRADAKEKWVFEYDQTYGFDFFNPYLNFSDLALNLPGFQLPIMKYWDGQGLRPGPKRSHQLRYVLRNKETGEPYLVILFSLYHKDYVNEDGSLKEGAQDSFKQPEKATEENEEFDGDGALKEATEQLGPKIDEKGNEQTSVDDLD; this comes from the exons ATGGCTGAGAATTACGTCCTTCGAATCACAGCTGGCCCTGATTACGATCAATCACAACAGGTCGAGGTCCCAGTCAACACCGCCAAGCCCGTCACCATCAAGAGCGATCGCGCTGACATTGAGCTCAACGTCCGCGTCAACGACTACAAGGGTCTTCCTCGCAACTCACCAACGACTTCACCATACTTCTCAGCCGAGCCTCACGCCTACAACAGGGATCAATACAGCATCTCATTCCGCTTCACACCAAAGAAGCCCTCCAGTGATGAGGGCGATGGTATCAAGGCCACGGATCTTCAGTTCGGCAATGACTTTGATCATCCCATTCGAGATCGTCTACCGCCTGGTTTCAACACGGCTATGAGTATAGTGCGCTGGTGGATTGATCCGGGTCTGGATGGTGATGCCTATGCTGATAAGCCCTTCTTGTACGGCCCCGCGTTGAGTTCTTTCAACACCATTCATGTGGGCAAAGGCGAgtttgatgaagagaagggTGGTCTTTGGTTCGAAGAGGGtggcgatgaagatggtcTCGAAGCTCGTGAGGAAGTCGGCGCTCCTCTCACCAGCAAGGCGAGAATGAAGTGGGCTCTCAGAGCCGATGCCAAAGAGAAGTGGGTGTTTGAGTATGACCAGACATACGgcttcgacttcttcaaTCCGTATCTCAACTTCTCAGACCTCGCGTTGAACCTACCTGGCTTCCAGCTACCTATCATGAAGTACTGGGACGGTCAAGGTCTCAG GCCCGGCCCGAAACGCTCACATCAACTCAGATATGTCTTGCGCAACAAAGAAACCGGGGAGCCGTACCTCGTGATTCTGTTCTCGCTGTATCACAAGGATTATGTAAATGAGGATGGGTCGTTGAAGGAGGGGGCACAGGATTCTTTTAAACAGCCTGAGAAAGCTACTGAGGAGAATGAGGAGTTTGATGGGGATGGGGCGTTGAAGGAAGCGACGGAGCAATTGGGCCCgaagattgatgagaagggaaACGAGCAGACGAGTGTCGACGATCTCGACTAA
- a CDS encoding RmlC-like cupin domain-containing protein, whose protein sequence is MMSSLLPLISEILPMIMPASANITRAKQLEPTHPTVEGPVIERPAVVGKCDNMCVTVLTTRPHSKSTVRHNSEQDTIIYAVSGNGVLIVNEAVNSELKHHDLAPGDFAFVPAWIEHQVKNDTDEDVQWLMIQSGSTPIRADLTEWGGDVIQSKN, encoded by the exons ATGATGAGCTCGCTATTACCGCTTATCTCGGAAATCCTTCCGATGATAATGCCCGCCTCTGCCAACATCACCCGCGCCAAACAACTCGAACCAACGCACCCAACTGTCGAAGGCCCTGTTATTGAACGTCCAGCTGTTGTCGGAAAATGCGATAACATGTGTGTAACTG TTCTTACAACGCGACCGCACTCCAAGTCTACAGTTCGACATAACAGTGAACAGG ATACCATCATATACGCCGTCTCGGGCAACGGCGTTCTCATTGTGAACGAGGCTGTCAACTCTGAATTAAAACACCATGATCTTGCACCCGGAGACTTTGCCTTTGTCCCCGCCTGGATCGAACATCAGGTCAAGAACGACACAGACGAAGATGTCCAATGGCTCATGATCCAAAGCGGTTCAACTCCTATCCGCGCAGACTTGACAGAATGGGGTGGCGATGTGATCCAGTCAAAGAATTGA
- a CDS encoding uncharacterized protein (domain of unknown function-domain containing protein), with amino-acid sequence MSSGEPQPPLSEPSSDPYPGPPLLLNLPPELIDNILSHLSPYDLSAISATCRDLHKHALSDVLWYPLVQENVPGVTLTSPRPCNSYHELYVAHDRLWFLPRQKIWFCDRDLTGRLMIVRYDPRRGCIEGYQLLASRDRQIQQSFLGQGDVLINEFDPKVKLHLDKPMLQFRVGERAPEEFLSRPGANRFADEMPVTLDDRIDALFSNFMLTCELDQEEAQENLTSHFPYGNIWPPPHIPSDHHVSGSSTQVTSEGIFVKTPSSRPQRREEVSERFFRIRQWMEMAGGLSRVGMAAGLGGIYNMLRLSRTAVDGGMPNVHVGEELITYSTLDPKLYTPTVLKPWRGIWVGDYSTHGCEFLLIHQPDDETSATDEELGLVRRDSESDEEWQARRTEGRTFQGRLEAIKLTGDPNVPRGEITFVADDIGPDGVVDGPPVDPCFQGMRAVHSKGHIANTGFALDRYIESQLIFVSHNRLAQHWVGFGHINYFQRVDIDEFLKL; translated from the exons ATGTCCTCTGGAGAACCCCAGCCACCACTGTCCGAGCCATCATCAGATCCATACCCCGggcctcctcttcttctaAATCTCCCTCCTGAACTCATAGACAACattctttctcatctttcACCTTACGATCTCTCCGCCATATCCGCAACATGTCGAGATTTGCATAAGCACGCTCTCTCAGATGTCCTCTGGTACCCACTAGTTCAAGAAAACGTCCCAGGCGTCACTCTCACAAGCCCCCGGCCCTGCAACAGCTATCATGAGCTTTACGTCGCCCACGATCGTCTTTGGTTCCTCCCCAGACAAAAAATCTGGTTCTGCGATAGGGATCTCACTGGAAGACTTATGATCGTTCGCTATGATCCTCGGCGGGGTTGCATCGAGGGCTATCAATTACTCGCGAGTAGAGACAGGCAAATACAGCAAAGTTTCCTCGGACAAGGCGACGTTTTGATCAATGAATTTGATCCTAAAGTCAAACTTCATCTTGATAAGCCCATGCTACAGTTTCGCGTGGGAGAACGAGCTCCGGAGGAATTTCTGAGTCGACCTGGTGCCAATCGCTTCGCTGATGAGATGCCCGTGACTCTTGATGACAGAATCGACGCTCTATTTAGCAATTTCATGCTAACATGCGAGCtcgatcaagaagaagctcaagaaaacCTCACCTCACATTTCCCATACGGTAACATCTGGCCACCGCCTCACATCCCTTCAGACCACCATGTCTCGGGTAGCAGCACACAAGTAACATCGGAGGGCATCTTCGTGAAAACACCATCGTCCCGGCCTCAGCGCCGCGAAGAGGTATCAGAGCGATTCTTCCGCATTCGTCAATGGATGGAAATGGCGGGTGGTTTATCCCGAGTCGGTATGGCAGCTGGTTTGGGTGGTATATACAATATGCTAAGATTATCACGCACCGCAGTCGACGGCGGAATGCCCAACGTTCACGTCGGCGAGGAGCTCATCACGTACTCCACCCTCGATCCGAAGTTATACACGCCGACTGTGTTGAAGCCCTGGAGGGGAATTTGGGTCGGTGATTATAGCACCCACGGATGCGAGTTTTTGCTCATACATCAACCTGACGATGAGACGAGCGCCACGgatgaagaactcggtcttgtAAGACGAGATTCtgagagtgatgaagagTGGCAAGCGAGACGGACTGAAGGACGGACGTTTCAGGGACGACTGGAGGCTATTAAATTAACTGGTGATCCCAACGTTCCGCGGGGAGAAATCACCTTTGTAGCTGATGACATTGGGCCCGATGGTGTCGTCGACGGTCCGCCGGTAGATCCTTGCTTCCAGGGAATGAGAGCGGTTCACAGCAAAGGACATATTGCAAATACGGGATTCGCCTTAG ACCGATATATTGAGAGTCAGCTTATATTCGTCAGTCACAATCGGCTGGCGCAGCACTGGGTTGGGTTTGGACACATAAACTACTTTCAGAGGGTGGACATTGATGAGTTTCTCAAGTTGTAA